The sequence GGTCAGACACAGCATGACGGGACTTGCGGCGGTCGAGGCCACACAATCGCTAGAGGTGCTGTTCGCGCTGCTCGGAGAGATGCTTATCCTGTCCGCTCCCGCTCCGTCGCTTGTTTCCTGGACCGGAATCGCCGTCATTATTATGGGGATGATTCTGCACAGTTTATTCTCCCATGCCAAGCCCGCAAAGCGCCCGGTAAAGCAGAATGAACGGGAAAGCATTTCTTCGGCGCAGTAATAAGGGAGCCGGGTGTGTTGCGGTAAGGCTGCGGGACCGATATAATAAAAAGTATTCAAAATTTCGGACGATAGCTGCGGATACGCCGCTCTGTCAAAGGATGGTTGTTGCAGTTGGAAAATAATCCGGAAGCGGTATTTACTTTTCATTCCCGCAGCCTGCGGGAGACCGAAGCATTGGCGGAGGAGCTGGCCGCCGCAGCCGCGCCGGGCTGGGTCATCGGACTCGACGGCGATTTGGGCGCGGGCAAAACCGCGTTCTCGCAGAGCTTTGCCCGGCATTTGGGAGTCCAGGGCATTGTCAGCAGTCCAACGTTCACGATTATTAAGGAATACGCAGGGCGTATTCCGCTTTACCATATGGATGTGTACCGGCTGTCGGCCCATGAGGCTGACGAGCTTGGTTTGGACGAATATTTCTATGGGCAGGGAGTTTGCCTGGTGGAATGGAGCAGCATACTTTCGGACCTGATGCCCGAGCGGCATTTGCATATCCGCCTGGAGACGACAGGGCCGGAGGAACGCGTGATCACAGTAACTGCGGCCGGGGAGCCTTATGAGGGCGTCTGCCGCGGTCTGATACAGAAGTGGGGTTATAGCAAGCATGACGAATGCAATTGAACAGCCGCGCAAGCGGTTTTTGGCGTTGGATACGGCGACGGCAACGCTCGGCGTGGCAGTGACCGAGGGCGGCAGGGTGCTGCATGAAATTAATGCGTCGGGAGAACGCAACCATTCCGTGCATCTTCTGCCGATTATCGGCGAGGCGCTGCAGGCTTCGGGCGGAAGCGAAATGCTGGACGGCATTTCCGTCGGCGTAGGACCCGGTTCCTATACGGGAACCCGGATTGCCATTACGGCGGCCAAGTCGCTGGCGTGGGGCTGGAAGCTGCCCGTCGCCGGCGTGTCCACGCTGCAGGCGCTGGCCTGGGGCGGCTGGAGCAGCGGCGCGGGAAGCCCGGACGAAGCCGCCGCCGGGAATGAACGGTCCGCTGACGGCTTCGGACCGGACTGGATTATTCCGCTGCTCGATGCGCGGCGCGGTCAGGCGTATACGGCTCTGTTCGCCGCAGGCGGCGGGAGTGCGCCGCAGCGCCTTGCGCCGGACCGGATACGCCTGATGAAGGATTGGGTGCAGTCCCTGACGGAGCGCCTGGAGAAAGCTAAGGCGCTAGGGGAGTCCCCCCGCCGGCTCTGGTTTGTCGGCGAGACGGCGGTTCACGGAAGCGGAGAAACACTGGGGCCGCTGGAGGGCGTAGCCGAGCTGCGCGTTTTGCCTTATGAGCTGGAAGGCCGCTGGATCGGATTTCTTGGGGAAGCGCGGCATGCATCCGGAGATACCGACGATGTGCACGGCTTAATTCCCAATTATACACAGCTTGCGGAAGCGGAAGCGAATCTGCTCAAAGCCGGTAAAGGAGGCGTGAAATCGAGATGACGGAAGCTGAACCGGCAAAAGGGCGGGAAGAAGGTCTTAGTTTTCGGTTGATGAAAGTGGAAGATATCCCCGATATTCTCGTGATCGAACATGAAGCCTTTACGATGCCCTGGACAGGAGAGGCCTTCCGCAATGAGCTTACGCATAATCATTTTGCCAGGTACATGGTTATGGAGTTTGATGGCAGTATTATCGGCTACGCGGGAATGTGGGCGATTGTAGACGAGGCGCATGTGACGAATATTGCGCTGCTTGAGGCGTACCGGGGGCGGAAATGGGGCGAAAGGCTGCTAGATGAGCTGATGAAGACCGCCGCCTATCTCGGGATGAAATCGATCACACTGGAAGTGCGCGTATCCAACGAAGTCGCCCAGAATTTGTACCGCAAAAAAGGATTTCGGCCCGCCGGCCTGCGCAAAGGATATTATTCCGACAACCGCGAGGATGCGCTGATTATGTGGGCGGATCTGCCGTCTTATCTGGATTACGGGGTTATGGAAGGAAGAGTGTGATTGGAATGAAGGACGAAACGGGCGCTCCAAAGCCTGTCTATATATTGGCAATCGAGACAAGCTGCGACGAGACGTCGGCGGCTGTTGTAAAAGACGGCTATGAGGTGCTGTCGAACATTATCTCCAGCCAGATCGAAACTCACCGCGCTTTCGGCGGTGTGGTGCCTGAAGTGGCCTCCCGCAAGCATGTGGAGGTCATTACGCTTATTGTGGAAGAGGCGCTTGCCCGGGCCGGGGTCACTCCGGATAGGCTGGACGCGGTCGCGGTAACGCAGGGACCGGGACTGGTCGGAGCTCTGCTGGTCGGCGTCGTGGCCGCTAAAAGCCTGGCGCTGGCCTGGAACAAGCCGCTGATCGGGACGCATCATATCGCCGGACATATTTATGCGGGCCGGCTGGTGCAAGAGCTGAAGTATCCATGCCTGGCGCTGGTAGCTTCCGGGGGACATACGGAGCTGGTCAGCCTGGAAGCGGAAGGGCGCTTCCGGATTATCGGGCGCACGCGGGACGATGCGGTTGGCGAAGCCTACGACAAGGTGGCCCGGGCGCTCGGCTTCCCCTATCCCGGGGGGCCACATGTGGACAAGCTGGCGCATGAAGCGGCGGAAGCGGCGGCGCTGCCGAGGGTGTGGCTGGAGCCGGATTCCTACGATTTCAGCCTCAGCGGCCTGAAGTCGGCGGTGCTGAATCTGGTGAACCAGAGCCGGATGAAAGGGCTGGAGCCTGATGTGGCGGCCATCGCCCGCGGCTTCCAGGAATCGGTCGTCGAGGTGCTGGTGGAAAAAGCGGTCCGCGCCGTCCGCGCGACGGAAGCGCGGCAGCTGCTGTTGTGCGGCGGCGTAGCTGCGAACCGGGGGCTGCGCGAGGCGCTTGCGGCCCGCTGTGAAAGTGAAGGCATAGAGCTGATCATTCCTCCGGCCGTATACTGCACGGATAACGCCGCGATGATCGGCGCAGCCGCTTATGTGAAATGGAGCCATGGCGGCGGAACGCCGCTGGACATGGTGGCCGATCCCGGCTTTTCCCTGGAAGATTGGTCGGTTAAGGGCTATTGACAGTGGCGATTGTCCGCGCGTATAATCATGACAATCATAATGATAAACGTGATGATCGGAAGCAGTAAGGTTATTCCGGGGTAAAGAGAGCTGCGGGTCGGTGCGACGCAGCCGAAGGAATCCTGAACTCGTCCGGGAGCGGAACGGCGGAAAGAGATGCATGGTAAGCTATGGAGCACATGCGTCGACCGGCAGTGCACGGCTGGTGGAAAGTACGCCGTTACGAATCGTCCCCGTGATAGGACGGTCATTCGGACAGGGAAGAAGCATTTATTCTTTACCGGGCCGCATGACAGTTGAGTGGATATGTTGAAGAGGCCGCCTATGCGCCAGAACGATATATCAACAAGAGTGGTACCGCGAAGGCACAGCCTGTCGTCTCTTGATGAGACGGCGGGCTTTTTTTGTTAACAAGAAAGACAGAATAACGCGATGAACGGGAGCAGTAGAAGGAAGGATGGCAAGGCAGAGAGCTGCGGGTCGGTGCGACGCAGCGGTCATCCCCCTTTGAATCTCGCCCGGGAGCGGATGCGCGGAGACCGCGGCTTGCAGCCGCGCTGAATTTGGAACCGGGGAACGG is a genomic window of Paenibacillus durus ATCC 35681 containing:
- the tsaE gene encoding tRNA (adenosine(37)-N6)-threonylcarbamoyltransferase complex ATPase subunit type 1 TsaE, with amino-acid sequence MENNPEAVFTFHSRSLRETEALAEELAAAAAPGWVIGLDGDLGAGKTAFSQSFARHLGVQGIVSSPTFTIIKEYAGRIPLYHMDVYRLSAHEADELGLDEYFYGQGVCLVEWSSILSDLMPERHLHIRLETTGPEERVITVTAAGEPYEGVCRGLIQKWGYSKHDECN
- the tsaB gene encoding tRNA (adenosine(37)-N6)-threonylcarbamoyltransferase complex dimerization subunit type 1 TsaB, translated to MTNAIEQPRKRFLALDTATATLGVAVTEGGRVLHEINASGERNHSVHLLPIIGEALQASGGSEMLDGISVGVGPGSYTGTRIAITAAKSLAWGWKLPVAGVSTLQALAWGGWSSGAGSPDEAAAGNERSADGFGPDWIIPLLDARRGQAYTALFAAGGGSAPQRLAPDRIRLMKDWVQSLTERLEKAKALGESPRRLWFVGETAVHGSGETLGPLEGVAELRVLPYELEGRWIGFLGEARHASGDTDDVHGLIPNYTQLAEAEANLLKAGKGGVKSR
- the rimI gene encoding ribosomal protein S18-alanine N-acetyltransferase — translated: MTEAEPAKGREEGLSFRLMKVEDIPDILVIEHEAFTMPWTGEAFRNELTHNHFARYMVMEFDGSIIGYAGMWAIVDEAHVTNIALLEAYRGRKWGERLLDELMKTAAYLGMKSITLEVRVSNEVAQNLYRKKGFRPAGLRKGYYSDNREDALIMWADLPSYLDYGVMEGRV
- the tsaD gene encoding tRNA (adenosine(37)-N6)-threonylcarbamoyltransferase complex transferase subunit TsaD, whose amino-acid sequence is MKDETGAPKPVYILAIETSCDETSAAVVKDGYEVLSNIISSQIETHRAFGGVVPEVASRKHVEVITLIVEEALARAGVTPDRLDAVAVTQGPGLVGALLVGVVAAKSLALAWNKPLIGTHHIAGHIYAGRLVQELKYPCLALVASGGHTELVSLEAEGRFRIIGRTRDDAVGEAYDKVARALGFPYPGGPHVDKLAHEAAEAAALPRVWLEPDSYDFSLSGLKSAVLNLVNQSRMKGLEPDVAAIARGFQESVVEVLVEKAVRAVRATEARQLLLCGGVAANRGLREALAARCESEGIELIIPPAVYCTDNAAMIGAAAYVKWSHGGGTPLDMVADPGFSLEDWSVKGY